The following nucleotide sequence is from Gemmatimonadaceae bacterium.
TTCTCGGAGCGGGCTTTGCCTCCACGAGCGCCGCACAACGTGCTGACAGTCTCACGCGCGCCGTGGACAAAGTCTTCGAGAGCTTCAACGGGACCAACGGTCCCGGTTGTGCCGTCGGCGTGAGCCGCGACGGCGTCGTCGTCTTCGAGCGTGGCTACGGTATGGCCAACCTCGAGACCGACACACCGATTCGGCCGACCTCGATCTTCCACGTTGCCTCGGTCTCGAAGCAGTTCACGGCCGCGGCGATCATGCTCCTCGAGCGCGAAGGGAAGCTGTCGGTCGATGACAACATTCGAAAGTATCTCCCGGAGATTCCGGACTACAGCACGCCGATAACGATTCGCCACCTGCTCACACACACGAGCGGACTGCGCGATCAGTGGGAGTTGATTGGCTTCGCGCGGGGTCGTTTCGAGGAGGATCGAATCACCGAGGCGGACGTCCTCGATATCGTGCCGCGGCAGACGGCGCTCAACTTTAAACCTGGCGCCGAGTACGTCTACAGCAACACGGGCTTCACGCTGCTCGGCGTCATTGTCAAGCGCATCACCGGCCAATCGCTCCGTGATTTCGCCGATGCGAGAATCTTCAAACCGCTTGGCATGACGCACACGCATTTCCACGACGATTACACGATGCTCGTCCCTGGACGAACGTCGGCGTACGAGCCGGTGAGCGGCAATGGTGCCCAGTGGCGCGTCGGCATTCCGAACTTCGACACCTATGGCGCGACGAGCCTGTACACGACCGTGGGCGATCTCCTGAAATGGGAAGCCAACCTCGATCATCCGACGGTCGGCGACGCGACCATGATCGCGCGCATGGAGACGCCCACGCTGCTCACGACAGGTGACACGTCGTACTACGGGTTTGGTCTCGCGATCGGCAATTACCGGGGCGCGCGCGTGATCGAGCATGGCGGCGCGGATGCCGGCTATCGCTCCTACGTCGGTCGATTCCCGGATAAGAAGCTCGGGATCGCGATCACGTGCAATGCCGCAACCGCGAACACGACCGCGCTCGCGCATGGCGTTGCCGATGCCTTTCTGGGCGGCAGCCTTACGCCGGTGGAAGTCGCCGCCACACCGCAGGGTGTCGCGCTCGCGGCGGATCGACTGCAACGATACGTCGGCGTGTACGTGCAGCCCACTACGCTGCAAGTCATCCGGCTCGTCACGCGCGACGGCCGGCTGTCGATCGACGCGCCGAATGCGCCAGCGCTCGTGCCGCTCGCCGACAACCGATTTGCAGTGACCGGTCAGCCCGGTGAGGTCACGTTCTCAGCGACGGAGCGCGGCGGCTTCGATCGCCGATTCGGGACGCAAAGGCCCACGCACTTCGAGTGGCGGCAAGCGGTCACGCCCAGCGCCTCCGTGCTCGCACCGTACGCTGGCGACTACGTGAGCGCCGAGCTTGGCGGCGCGACGTATCGCGTCGCCTCGAGCGACTCGGCGATCACGCTGCGCACCGGTACGGAGGAGCCGTTTACGGCGCGGCTCATGTATGCCGATACCTTCGTCGGCGACGGGTACACGATCCAGTTCACGCGTGCCGGTGGACGCGTCAACGGATTCGAGGTGACGAACCCCCGAATGCGGGGCGTGAAGTTCGCGCGTCGTTAGGCGCGCTGAGTTCGCGCGCCTGGAGCCACCACATGTACGGAAAGCGTCCGGGTGTCATCAACGCGCAACGCAGCATTATGGCTTCATCGCACGCCTGAGCGTGGACACCGTCTCAGTCGAAAGCGTCGCGCGAAATGGCAACACGTTGGTAAGCGACGAGGTCGACCGATTTCCACGGGTTCGTCGGCGGCATACCGAGATCGAGCTTGGTGCCGATGGCG
It contains:
- a CDS encoding serine hydrolase domain-containing protein encodes the protein MRQFVSALLLGAGFASTSAAQRADSLTRAVDKVFESFNGTNGPGCAVGVSRDGVVVFERGYGMANLETDTPIRPTSIFHVASVSKQFTAAAIMLLEREGKLSVDDNIRKYLPEIPDYSTPITIRHLLTHTSGLRDQWELIGFARGRFEEDRITEADVLDIVPRQTALNFKPGAEYVYSNTGFTLLGVIVKRITGQSLRDFADARIFKPLGMTHTHFHDDYTMLVPGRTSAYEPVSGNGAQWRVGIPNFDTYGATSLYTTVGDLLKWEANLDHPTVGDATMIARMETPTLLTTGDTSYYGFGLAIGNYRGARVIEHGGADAGYRSYVGRFPDKKLGIAITCNAATANTTALAHGVADAFLGGSLTPVEVAATPQGVALAADRLQRYVGVYVQPTTLQVIRLVTRDGRLSIDAPNAPALVPLADNRFAVTGQPGEVTFSATERGGFDRRFGTQRPTHFEWRQAVTPSASVLAPYAGDYVSAELGGATYRVASSDSAITLRTGTEEPFTARLMYADTFVGDGYTIQFTRAGGRVNGFEVTNPRMRGVKFARR